In Brachybacterium fresconis, the genomic stretch CTCGCACGAGGACGAATAATTCCTAATCCAAGGAGGGTGACTGGCTGTGGAGTGGAACCCATATTACGCCGCTTCTGACGACTCTTATGAAGAGTTCATGGAACACTATGTCCGTGAATTGACGATCGATTTTCGGCGTGCAGGTGGCGGCACACCGCTCATGGGGGCCTTGCGTAACAAGAACCCGCAAGATAAGGTGAGAATTGCCAACCAGCTGCTAGGCGACGGGGCGGACGCTTCACTGGTGGCTGAAGGTTCGGATCAAATCAATGTACTTCACGTGCTTTTCGGGCTTCGCTGGAAGTATCATGATTTCGAGCTCGAAGCCCCACTGCTTGCGCGCCTCCTTGAAGGGGGTGCTGACATTAATCTGAAGTCGCCGCGCTTCGGGGTGCCGATGGAGATGCTTGCGAGTATGGGGGCATCGGATGAGGAGCTCGCACCCTTTTATGATGTTGTGTTTTCGAGGCCTGATATCGATTTTGATGTCGTGATCAATAAGACCGGTCCGTACACCCTTGGTGAATCGCTGCTCAGTTCGGGTCGGCCCGACCTGCCGAAGCGCGCGAGGGCGTATCTCGACAAGCGCGAATCAGACCCAGATGCGGGCTAGAGTTCATGTATATTAGGCACATGTAGGGTTCGGGCGCACAGGCCAGTGTACTTGCCGGCGTGTGTGCTAGATAGTTGTCTTTTTGGAGGGGTAATACATGACCAGTCCTGAGGTCGAGTTCATTCCAAAGGCTGGCGCAAGCCTGGCAACGCTTAGCGTGCTCGAGGGTCGAGGTCGTGTGCGCTGGATGGTGCGCCGGCCGTCGCAGGCTCCGGTGGACAACGGCTGGCAGATCATGAGCCACATCGATGATTCCGAATATCTGAATGACACGTCGAACTGGCGGATCGTCGACTTCAATGAACTGTGCGCGATCGAACCAGCATTAATCGGAATCTGGAACCTTCCAGTGGGTTCGGATCTGCAGTTGGTCGACGATGAACTCGGCATCCGGATGCTTGAAACTGCTACGGGACGGGAGATCCCCGAGGACGAGCTCTATGTCCCGCCAGCGGGGCGAGCCTGAGGATGGTTGCAAGGCAAACGCTCGTCGAGAATCACGGGCTCGGTGCTTCAAATTTGTCGTCGTAATCTTTTACGTGCGCATCGCTGACCCCGCGCTCCTGAGGGCAGAGGCGACGCCTCTCCCGCGGGGACGGATCCGACTCAGGGCGACGGAGAGAGCCCAACGAGGAGCTATGGCTCGGCGGAGCATGCTGATTCTGACTCGCAGAACGCTGAATCAACTGGGCACGGAGCGTCGAAGCAATGGGCTCCGCCGGCTGTTGAGCACCACGTCGATTTCGCCAGAGAGATCGGCAGTCGAACTCAGTTCCCTCCGAAGGGCGTGGAGCTGGAGGCGAACACGGCCTACGAAGTCGCCGGGCGCGGTACCTACTACACCGACGCGACTGGGAGGGTCACGCACGTTGTGACTGACTATGGGCCGTCACGAACACCGAACCCGGATCTAAACCACCCGGCCCCGAACACCACCTACGTCGTGAACGACAAACACGTGTTCGTGACGGACGCGAAATCGCGCACGGTCGAGGTGCATGCACCGCACCTCGAACGGGCCGAGGCGCCTCGTTCCGGGAGCATCCAGCAGAGTGTTGGACAGTCGGCCGGACCAGGATACGATGGCGGGCACCTGATCCAGAATGCTTTGGGTGGCGGCCGTGAACGGATCAATATTGTCCCGATGCTTGAGGAGCTAAACCGTTCGGGATCAACGAAGTACAATAGCGTCCCAACTTCATTTTATAGATTTGAGTCCGAACTCCGGTCCGCCATTCGGAATGGAAAGGAAGTGGACTTGAGTCTATACGTCGATTATGGGGGTGGCGGGAGTGCCCCGGTTCGCTTCGAGGCAGAGTACTTGATCGACGATGATGCGCACGAATGGGAAGGCTCGAATGTCCGAGAATGACAAAGTTCCCAGCATGATCCGGCAGGGTCAGCTGGTAGATGAGATTTCCGCGCTTCTTCCGAAGCGAGTCGAGGGTTCCTGGGCGCGGCTTTCATACCAGCACAGGCGACTTACATCGACCGCGGAGGGTCAACTCAGGGTTTATCGCGAAGACGGATCTTCCGGCACTGCCTTTAGTCCTCGAGAGGTGCGGCGACTTTTGGAGGAGCTTCGCTCAGTAATGTACTCTGTGGAGGCCGGGGCGTGGTTCTCTCTCGAGTGGTCGCTGGTGCGCCACGCCAACGATGAAATCGTGGCTGATGTTGAATTTAACTATGACTTCGAGCCGGCGTGGGATACGTCAATTGATCCGGTTGTTTATGCGCTAGATCTGGAGAGGTTCCCTCGGAGGGAGGAGAATATACCCAGCTGGCTTGAGGCTAAGCTTCGAGATGCGCAGCGGTCAAAGTAGAGCGTCCCCGCTGCGTGCAAGGGACAGTTTCGGAGGCGATCCGGAGCTGTGAAACCGTGTCATTCAGAATAGGGTGGCCTCGACAGGGGAGTCTGCATCGTTATCGTTCTCCGCAGGCTCCGCGGCAAGATCTCTGCCGATGTCTGAAGTGTGCGACAGGTCGGGCGGACGATGCGCCCAGCCGAGGCTGTCCGGGACCGGTGTCCGCGGCTTGTCCGGCAGGTTGGGGGCCAGTTGGATGTCTGTAACCCGCGCTGCTGCGATCAGGGGCGGGCAGGGCCCGCCCGGAAGCGTCCTTGAGGCGAACAGGAGGCATGGCCCGTTGTCCGGGGCCTCAGTCTGTCGAGATCGATCCCGAAGGCGAGATGCTGAGCCTGAAGCTCCCCTGCGCAGGCTGTGCCCAGGGGAGCAGGGCGAAACGGAGCTTTGGCTCTCGCGGCTCAGCTCTCCTGCCTGGGGCCGGCGGAGCCGGCCCGGGGGAGACCATGGACCTCTTCGATGTAGGCACGGATCTCATTCCGTGCGGCTTCCCTGTCCAAGGGCGGGCCGAGGGTGCTCTCGAGCTTCGCCATGGACTCATCGACGACCTTCTCGATGCTGAACTTCTCGGAACCGCCGGTGACGACCTGGCGCTCGACGACCTCGATGAGCGTCGCGCTGATGGTCTCGGCCAGGAAGTCGTCGACAAGCTGATTGTAGTGCGCCCTCAGCTCGGCGTAGCGCATCTGATCTTGCGTGCTCAGCTGCTCTGCGTCGACCCCCTCGTCGCCAGTCGCTGCGACGAGATTCGTGATGTCGAGCTCGACCAGCTCCTCGGCGAGCTCGTCGGACGCTGTGACCTGATTTGGTCCCATGTGGTACCCTCTACTCGCTACAGAATGACTTGGATATTGTTGAAGAGACGACATTCCTCTTCCAAAACCACTTCCGGACGAGCTCTGCTCGTCCAGAAAATCTGTATTAAGGCCAGCGCACCGTTCTTCGGAACGCGAGCGATCGACCTGCTTGTGGTCCGACTCGTGCCCTCAAGACTGACGTTGAACAAGCAGGCGATGATCGTTGCCGCGATCCGGTGACGGTCAGCTTGAGGCGAGCCGGGCCAGAGCCCGGACGCCGGCCGTGAACTGGTCAAAGGAGAGCCGGACGTGGCCGTTTCGGAGACCTTGACCGCTGGTCCGCAGCTCCTCCAGCTTCAGCTCCGGGAGGTTGTCAGGCACCAGCCGAGGCTCTGTCCGATT encodes the following:
- a CDS encoding DUF2185 domain-containing protein; translation: MTSPEVEFIPKAGASLATLSVLEGRGRVRWMVRRPSQAPVDNGWQIMSHIDDSEYLNDTSNWRIVDFNELCAIEPALIGIWNLPVGSDLQLVDDELGIRMLETATGREIPEDELYVPPAGRA
- a CDS encoding DNA/RNA non-specific endonuclease — protein: MELEANTAYEVAGRGTYYTDATGRVTHVVTDYGPSRTPNPDLNHPAPNTTYVVNDKHVFVTDAKSRTVEVHAPHLERAEAPRSGSIQQSVGQSAGPGYDGGHLIQNALGGGRERINIVPMLEELNRSGSTKYNSVPTSFYRFESELRSAIRNGKEVDLSLYVDYGGGGSAPVRFEAEYLIDDDAHEWEGSNVRE